From the Synechococcus sp. Nb3U1 genome, one window contains:
- a CDS encoding response regulator transcription factor yields MARILVIEDDPSILDILRINLELAGYEVVKASDGVRGQAMALQVLPDLIILDLMLPQVDGLTICQRLRREERTSEIPVLMLTALGQTQDKIEGFNAGADDYLTKPFEVQELLVRVRALLRRSDRIPQTAKHSEILSYGPLTLVPERFEVLWFGKTIKLTHLEFDLLHCLMQRHGQTVSPSEILQEVWGYEPDDDIETIRVHIRHLRTKLEPDPRHPQYIKTVYGAGYCLELPNIADPGQPEPELVKESL; encoded by the coding sequence ATGGCTCGCATACTCGTCATTGAAGATGACCCTTCTATTCTAGATATCCTGCGCATCAACCTGGAGTTGGCGGGCTACGAAGTGGTGAAGGCTAGCGATGGGGTACGCGGACAGGCGATGGCCTTGCAAGTGCTCCCCGATCTGATCATCCTTGATCTGATGTTGCCCCAAGTGGATGGCCTGACCATTTGTCAGCGCTTGCGCCGGGAAGAACGTACCAGCGAGATCCCGGTGTTGATGCTCACTGCCCTTGGGCAAACCCAAGATAAGATTGAGGGCTTTAATGCTGGCGCAGATGATTACCTGACCAAGCCCTTCGAGGTACAAGAGCTGCTGGTGCGGGTACGGGCTTTGTTACGCCGCTCGGATCGGATCCCGCAGACGGCCAAGCACAGCGAAATCCTCAGCTACGGGCCACTCACCCTGGTGCCAGAGCGCTTCGAGGTGTTGTGGTTCGGCAAAACCATTAAGCTCACCCACTTGGAGTTTGATCTGCTCCATTGCTTGATGCAGCGCCACGGCCAGACGGTTTCTCCCAGCGAGATTTTGCAGGAGGTGTGGGGCTACGAACCGGACGATGACATCGAAACCATTCGCGTCCACATCCGCCACCTGCGTACCAAGCTGGAGCCAGATCCTCGCCATCCGCAATACATCAAAACGGTTTATGGGGCGGGGTACTGCCTGGAACTGCCCAATATTGCCGACCCAGGTCAGCCGGAGCCGGAACTGGTCAAAGAGAGCCTCTAA
- a CDS encoding carbohydrate ABC transporter permease, protein MLGLIQILVPLLAGLIGAVWVGSRFRLMQRSGMVGAILGGLAGGLGSLIFMAPLDFCTFEPERNLIDAVFGVGLVLVGMAIPLGPLLGWTRQAYHRHLGMKNTVPQQKGIFKQWWLAWLFLLPTLTILVLFLYYPGLDTFRLSTLLTFVGAPRTRFVCVDNFTGLLTDSTYLRSIGITFAISAAIIIFGLAGSLLIATLAYQPIRGAAIYRILLIWPYAISPAVAGIIFFIMFNPLGGVANYLLGLVGIPRLNWLSDPNLAPWVVIFASIWKQMGYNILFYIAGLQNLPKDLQEAAAIDGAGAFRRFLAITVPLLSPITFFLVITNMTYAFFDIFGTIDLLTAGGPSGSTSVLIYEIYKIGVSSGNLGKAAAQSIVLFLMVVGLTLIQFRTTERNVTYGG, encoded by the coding sequence ATGTTGGGGCTCATCCAAATACTGGTGCCGCTGTTGGCGGGGTTGATTGGGGCCGTTTGGGTAGGATCCCGTTTTCGGCTCATGCAGCGCTCCGGAATGGTAGGGGCTATTTTGGGGGGTCTGGCGGGGGGCTTGGGATCCCTGATTTTCATGGCACCGCTAGATTTTTGTACCTTTGAGCCGGAACGCAACCTGATCGATGCGGTGTTTGGGGTGGGGTTGGTGCTGGTGGGGATGGCCATCCCGCTAGGGCCGCTGCTGGGGTGGACACGACAGGCATATCACCGCCACCTGGGCATGAAGAACACAGTCCCCCAGCAAAAGGGCATTTTTAAGCAGTGGTGGCTGGCCTGGTTATTTCTGCTGCCCACCCTCACCATTTTGGTGCTGTTTCTGTATTACCCGGGGCTAGATACCTTCCGCCTCTCCACGCTTCTCACCTTTGTGGGGGCACCGCGTACCCGCTTTGTCTGTGTGGATAATTTCACCGGCCTGCTGACGGATTCCACCTATCTGCGCAGTATTGGTATTACCTTCGCCATTTCTGCTGCCATTATTATCTTCGGTTTGGCGGGATCCCTTTTGATTGCTACGCTGGCTTATCAGCCCATTCGAGGAGCCGCGATTTATCGCATTCTGTTGATCTGGCCCTACGCCATTTCTCCGGCGGTGGCTGGGATCATCTTTTTTATTATGTTTAACCCCTTGGGGGGAGTAGCTAACTATTTGCTGGGGTTGGTGGGGATCCCGCGCTTAAATTGGCTGAGTGACCCCAATTTAGCTCCTTGGGTAGTAATTTTTGCCAGTATCTGGAAGCAGATGGGCTACAATATTTTGTTTTACATTGCTGGATTACAAAACTTGCCCAAGGATCTACAAGAAGCAGCTGCCATCGATGGGGCAGGGGCCTTTCGCCGCTTTCTGGCAATTACCGTACCTTTGTTATCTCCGATCACCTTTTTCTTGGTGATCACCAATATGACCTATGCTTTCTTTGATATTTTTGGCACCATTGATCTGCTCACTGCCGGTGGCCCTTCGGGATCCACGTCGGTGTTGATCTATGAGATTTACAAGATCGGGGTATCTTCGGGTAATCTGGGCAAAGCAGCGGCCCAATCGATTGTGCTGTTTTTGATGGTGGTGGGTCTTACCCTGATTCAATTCCGCACCACAGAGCGCAATGTCACCTATGGGGGATAA
- a CDS encoding pentapeptide repeat-containing protein produces the protein MNLTTRPTPLLQGLWAGLLLALLLWLGGSPAWSQTRLNLSNANLQGQDFSGQDLRGSSFVSANLHGVDLHGANLSGVALTKADLTEANLSDVDLSNALLDLANLAGADLRGANLSGTITARAVWQGADITGADFSEAYVDRAAQRQLCERASGSHPVTGVDTRESLGCR, from the coding sequence ATGAACCTCACCACAAGACCGACTCCCTTGCTGCAAGGGCTATGGGCAGGGTTGCTGCTAGCCCTCCTGCTCTGGCTAGGGGGATCCCCGGCTTGGAGCCAAACTCGTCTCAACCTCAGCAATGCCAATTTGCAAGGGCAGGATTTTTCTGGCCAGGACTTGCGGGGCAGTAGTTTTGTCAGCGCCAATCTACACGGGGTGGATCTGCACGGTGCCAATTTGTCGGGGGTGGCCTTAACCAAAGCAGACCTAACGGAGGCCAACCTATCGGATGTGGATCTGAGCAATGCCTTGCTGGATCTGGCCAATTTGGCAGGAGCCGATCTGCGGGGAGCCAACCTCAGCGGCACGATCACCGCCCGTGCGGTTTGGCAGGGGGCGGATATCACAGGGGCGGATTTCAGCGAAGCCTATGTGGATCGGGCGGCGCAGCGGCAGTTGTGTGAACGGGCCAGTGGATCCCATCCGGTCACCGGCGTGGATACCCGTGAGAGTTTGGGCTGCCGGTGA
- a CDS encoding SAM hydrolase/SAM-dependent halogenase family protein, with translation MAWISLLTDFGLRDPYVGIMKGVIYAIAPQVRLIDLTHGIPPQDVAAARFALMTAYPYLPQGTIQLAVVDPGVGSARRGIALQTAQGYLVGPDNGLFGGILAHFPALRAIELNNSCYWRTPEPSRTFHGRDIFAPAAAHLANGIPLSELGDPLNPAELTRLDWPEPKLLPGGYQAVIQAVDHFGNCISTLPEQLLKGRSWSVWAKGTRIPAAPTFASGSVGELMAVVGSSGWLEIAQNQGNASQTLGLNVADEIWVEWI, from the coding sequence ATGGCATGGATTAGCTTACTGACGGATTTTGGCCTTCGGGATCCCTATGTCGGCATCATGAAAGGGGTGATCTACGCCATTGCCCCCCAGGTTCGGCTGATCGATCTCACCCATGGGATCCCACCCCAGGATGTGGCGGCGGCTCGCTTTGCTCTGATGACGGCCTATCCTTACCTGCCGCAAGGAACCATTCAGTTGGCGGTGGTGGATCCGGGGGTGGGAAGTGCGCGGCGTGGCATTGCCCTGCAAACAGCACAGGGCTATCTGGTTGGCCCCGATAATGGCCTCTTCGGCGGCATTTTGGCTCACTTCCCCGCTCTCAGAGCTATTGAGCTCAACAACTCCTGCTACTGGCGCACCCCTGAGCCCAGCCGCACCTTTCACGGGCGGGATATTTTTGCCCCAGCCGCTGCCCACTTGGCCAACGGGATCCCTTTGTCGGAACTGGGGGATCCCCTCAACCCGGCGGAATTGACGAGGCTGGACTGGCCGGAACCCAAGCTCCTTCCGGGCGGATACCAAGCTGTGATCCAAGCCGTCGATCACTTTGGTAACTGCATTAGCACCTTGCCCGAGCAGCTCTTGAAGGGACGTAGCTGGAGTGTTTGGGCCAAAGGAACCCGGATCCCTGCTGCTCCTACCTTTGCCAGTGGCTCTGTGGGAGAACTGATGGCCGTGGTGGGTAGCTCCGGTTGGCTAGAGATCGCCCAAAATCAAGGCAATGCCAGCCAGACTTTGGGCCTGAATGTAGCAGACGAGATCTGGGTGGAATGGATTTGA
- the argZ gene encoding bifunctional arginine dihydrolase/ornithine cyclodeaminase has translation MSSLIQYLMCPPDHYEVDYVINPWMVGNVHRSSRERAVQQWQALYQQLSQRAKVQLVDPVQGWPDMVFTANAGLILGSTVVLSRFYHPERQGEQPYFKAWFEGQGYRVYELPPALAFEGAGDALLDRAGRWLWAGYGFRSMLESHPYLAKWLEIEVLSLRLVDERFYHLDTCFCPLSEGYLLYYPAAFDAYSNRLIEMRVPPEKRIPIQEADAIHFACNAVDVNGTILVNRVSPELEATLQERGFSVVQTELTEFLKAGGAAKCLTLRLNEAVAPQTDPVATVLSRTVTLQGHLVDSALLTNAIDCIVENGGSFQILKFHLGETRQSTSTVELSVSAPTEEMLDTILSALIERGAQLPEQSHQNARLEQVQKAGVAPDDFYVTTIYPTEVRVAGEWIPVRRQRMDGVIVVRGSEAYCTLIRDLQVGDAVVSGVEGIRTLRQASKERGSQEFTFMGSGVSSERRVEILVEQIAWELRQIKERGGKTVVVAGPVVIHTGGGSHLASLIREGYVQALLGGNAIAVHDLEQNLYGTSLGVDLVRGNAVKGGHKHHLKTINLIRKHGNIQAAVEAGAITGGVFYECIRAQVPFSLAGSIRDDGPLPDTEMDLVKAQQDYARLIQGADMVLMLSSMLHSIGAGNMTPAGVKLICVDINPAVVTKLADRGSLESVGIVTDVGLFLSLLVQQLSRLGQVYKRPELALASRQ, from the coding sequence ATGTCTAGTCTAATTCAGTATTTGATGTGCCCACCCGATCATTACGAGGTGGACTATGTGATCAACCCCTGGATGGTGGGGAATGTGCATCGATCCTCGCGGGAACGGGCGGTGCAGCAGTGGCAGGCTTTGTACCAACAACTCTCACAGCGGGCCAAAGTTCAATTGGTGGATCCCGTTCAGGGGTGGCCGGATATGGTCTTTACCGCCAATGCGGGCTTAATTCTCGGATCTACCGTGGTGCTGAGCCGCTTTTATCACCCGGAACGGCAGGGGGAACAACCCTATTTCAAGGCTTGGTTTGAGGGGCAGGGGTACAGGGTCTACGAATTGCCGCCGGCACTGGCTTTTGAGGGGGCGGGCGATGCCTTGTTGGATCGAGCGGGGCGCTGGCTGTGGGCGGGCTATGGCTTCCGCTCCATGCTGGAATCTCACCCATACCTGGCCAAATGGCTGGAAATTGAAGTCCTGTCTCTGCGGCTGGTGGATGAGAGGTTCTATCACCTGGACACCTGCTTTTGCCCGCTTTCGGAAGGATATTTGCTCTACTATCCGGCGGCTTTTGATGCTTACTCCAACCGCTTGATCGAGATGCGGGTGCCCCCCGAAAAACGGATCCCTATCCAAGAGGCGGATGCCATCCACTTTGCTTGTAATGCCGTGGATGTAAATGGCACGATTCTGGTGAATCGAGTCAGCCCAGAGCTGGAGGCCACGCTGCAGGAGCGGGGGTTTTCGGTGGTGCAGACGGAGCTGACGGAATTTTTAAAGGCGGGTGGGGCAGCCAAATGTTTGACGCTGCGCCTCAACGAAGCCGTTGCCCCCCAGACAGATCCGGTTGCTACCGTATTGAGCCGAACCGTAACCCTCCAGGGGCATTTGGTGGATAGCGCTCTGCTCACCAACGCCATCGATTGCATCGTGGAAAATGGCGGCAGCTTCCAGATCCTCAAGTTCCATCTGGGGGAAACCCGGCAAAGCACTTCAACTGTGGAGTTATCGGTTTCTGCTCCTACCGAGGAAATGCTCGATACCATCCTCAGTGCCTTGATCGAGCGGGGAGCTCAGTTGCCGGAGCAAAGTCATCAGAATGCCCGCCTAGAGCAGGTACAGAAAGCTGGGGTGGCTCCGGATGACTTTTATGTCACCACCATCTATCCCACTGAAGTGCGGGTGGCTGGTGAGTGGATTCCGGTGCGACGGCAGCGCATGGATGGGGTGATCGTGGTGAGAGGATCCGAAGCTTACTGCACGCTGATCCGAGATTTGCAGGTGGGGGATGCGGTGGTCTCGGGGGTGGAAGGGATCCGTACCCTGCGCCAAGCTAGCAAAGAACGGGGATCCCAGGAATTTACCTTCATGGGATCCGGGGTATCCAGCGAGCGACGGGTGGAAATCCTGGTGGAACAGATTGCCTGGGAACTGCGCCAAATCAAAGAGCGGGGTGGCAAAACGGTGGTGGTGGCGGGGCCGGTGGTGATTCATACAGGCGGGGGATCCCATTTGGCCAGCCTGATTCGGGAGGGTTATGTGCAGGCGCTCTTGGGCGGCAATGCCATTGCCGTACACGACCTAGAGCAAAACCTGTATGGCACCTCACTAGGGGTGGATCTGGTGCGGGGCAATGCCGTCAAGGGGGGCCACAAGCATCACCTGAAAACCATCAACCTCATCCGCAAGCACGGCAATATCCAGGCAGCAGTGGAAGCAGGGGCAATTACCGGAGGCGTGTTTTATGAGTGCATTCGTGCTCAAGTGCCCTTTTCCCTGGCAGGGTCGATTCGGGATGATGGGCCGCTGCCGGATACGGAGATGGATCTGGTAAAAGCGCAGCAGGACTATGCCCGCCTGATCCAGGGAGCAGATATGGTGCTGATGCTCTCCAGCATGTTGCACTCGATTGGGGCCGGGAATATGACTCCGGCGGGGGTGAAGCTGATCTGTGTAGATATCAACCCGGCGGTGGTAACCAAGCTTGCGGATCGGGGATCTTTGGAATCGGTGGGGATCGTGACGGATGTGGGCTTGTTCTTGAGCTTGCTGGTGCAGCAGTTGAGTCGCTTGGGGCAGGTGTACAAGCGTCCTGAACTGGCTCTGGCCTCTCGGCAGTAG